Proteins from a genomic interval of Anolis sagrei isolate rAnoSag1 chromosome 1, rAnoSag1.mat, whole genome shotgun sequence:
- the LOC132761890 gene encoding secretoglobin family 1D member 2-like: MKLTVVFLLVTLMVCCYSDTAVEDCHLNDIFTKFLTGSSEDYMKAIAPFSSSADMTEAASRMKQCAPETPEQELLARKEVLKNILAKCAEMPKLPLV, encoded by the exons ATGAAGCTGACAGTTGTCTTTCTGCTTGTCACCCTGATGGTGTGCTGCTATTCAG ATACTGCTGTAGAGGATTGTCATCTCAATGACATCTTCACCAAGTTCCTTACTGGCTCATCGGAGGACTACATGAAAGCGATTGCTCCTTTTTCATCCAGCGCTGATATGACTGAAGCAGCTTCACGGATGAAGCAATGTGCCCCTGAAACTCCAGAGCAAGAGCTGCTGGCAAGAAAGGAAGTGCTG AAAAATATCCTGGCAAAGTGTGCAGAGATGCCAAAACTTCCTCTGGTCTGA
- the LOC137095951 gene encoding uteroglobin-like → MKLTVVFLLVTLMVCCYSATAEDVCLPLIDIITKWLFGSSDDYMKAIAPYLTTADMTEAASRLKQCALEATEQDLMEKDKLLKNILANCVEIPTVPLNSVLNY, encoded by the exons ATGAAGCTGACAGTTGTCTTTCTGCTCGTCACCCTGATGGTGTGCTGCTATTCAG CTACTGCTGAAGATGTTTGTCTTCCTCTCATTGACATCATCACCAAGTGGCTTTTTGGCTCATCAGATGACTACATGAAAGCAATTGCTCCTTATTTAACCACTGCTGATATGACCGAAGCAGCTTCACGGTTGAAGCAATGTGCCCTTGAAGCTACAGAGCAAGACCTAATGGAAAAAGATAAACTGCTG AAAAATATCCTGGCAAACTGTGTAGAGATACCAACAGTTCCTCTGAATTCTGTTCTGAATTATTGA